TGGTGGATATGATATTGACTACAACAATCGCAATGAAAACTGGCGTCGTGGAGACCGCAATTGGCAAGATGACCGCCAAGATCAATATGGCAATAACTCCAGCAGAAGACACGATGTGAATTATGGTGGTAATGCAGCTAATGACTGGAACAATGAAGTACGAAATAAAGACGATCGCAGTTGGTGGGATAGAGAACGTAGAGATGTTTCTTCATGGATGAGTAGCAATGAGAACTATAGAGAGCCAAGAGGTAATCGCAATTATCCAAATTTGGCTGGAGAACATAGAGGTAAGGGCCCTCGAGGTTATCAACGTTCTGAAGAGCGTATCCGTGAAGATGTGTGTGATCGATTAAGTGATGATGCTATGTTGGACGCATCTGAAATAGAAGTAACAGTTAATGGCGCTGATGTGGTTCTTTCTGGTACTGTTTTAAGTCGGGAGGCTAAGCGACATGCTGAGGGTCTGGCTGAATCTATTTCTGGCGTACGTAATGTAGAGAATCGCATACATGTGGGGCGTATGGATGAGCTGGAAGGAAATTATACAACGCGTCAGATTATAAGGGCGGCAGGAAATA
This genomic interval from Flavisolibacter tropicus contains the following:
- a CDS encoding BON domain-containing protein is translated as MADNNRNRGDQYYSGNQEWQANRNRINRNRDLNQYHEDVERFGNAGYSGNYNREDDDNRMDYGNYQGRVNYIPDNDDNRPDYESGDRYGNQYGGGYNQGSNMGQQRNQWGNQWGTSYGSSYGNQTRQSDQGNYGGQSGWRSVNDLSGGYDIDYNNRNENWRRGDRNWQDDRQDQYGNNSSRRHDVNYGGNAANDWNNEVRNKDDRSWWDRERRDVSSWMSSNENYREPRGNRNYPNLAGEHRGKGPRGYQRSEERIREDVCDRLSDDAMLDASEIEVTVNGADVVLSGTVLSREAKRHAEGLAESISGVRNVENRIHVGRMDELEGNYTTRQIIRAAGNNESTEENRRNKK